A DNA window from Acetobacter aceti NBRC 14818 contains the following coding sequences:
- a CDS encoding LysR family transcriptional regulator: MALRDLPFDLSSLNVFLAVCENGSMAAAARALSVTQPAISQTISELETRLGTRLFDRNVRPLALTATGAVLRQNATGLLAEMRHIAVGIQEMKHGRVPQLRLGVVDSLSRAILPHLSEFMYERVGRLVVHAGLTESHGTSLLTRQIDLVIGVDEMEDVAGLERWPLIEEPYLLLCPDNVAPPKTTDDMRALLLNHPFIRFSQRSRTGLEVERYLRRLRIDVPFQQEYDLPYGVFSACRAGGVAITTPLCLYEVGFRASSGMVCHPLPVGSFHRHLTLVGRRREFGRLPLDLMLYLRERLHTGMMRDLVALFPEFSDQIRILS; this comes from the coding sequence ATGGCTCTCAGAGATCTGCCTTTCGATCTTTCCTCGCTGAACGTTTTCCTCGCTGTCTGTGAAAATGGCAGCATGGCAGCGGCCGCCCGGGCATTGTCCGTGACACAGCCAGCCATTTCCCAAACCATTTCAGAACTGGAAACCCGTCTCGGCACCAGACTGTTCGATCGCAATGTGCGCCCGCTCGCCCTGACCGCCACAGGGGCAGTCCTACGTCAGAATGCAACCGGACTTCTTGCCGAAATGCGCCATATCGCGGTTGGCATTCAGGAAATGAAGCATGGTCGCGTCCCTCAGTTGAGGCTTGGCGTGGTGGATTCACTCTCACGGGCCATTTTACCCCATCTTTCGGAATTCATGTATGAACGGGTCGGTCGTCTCGTTGTGCATGCAGGGCTGACCGAATCTCACGGTACGTCTCTTCTCACACGCCAGATCGATCTCGTGATCGGAGTCGATGAAATGGAAGATGTCGCTGGTCTGGAGCGCTGGCCGCTGATCGAGGAGCCCTATCTCCTGCTGTGTCCGGACAATGTGGCCCCACCAAAAACAACGGACGACATGCGTGCGCTCCTGCTCAATCATCCCTTCATCCGTTTTTCACAGCGGTCACGGACCGGTTTGGAAGTGGAGCGCTATCTGCGTCGGCTACGGATAGATGTGCCCTTTCAGCAGGAATACGATCTTCCTTATGGGGTTTTTTCTGCGTGTCGGGCCGGAGGCGTCGCCATCACCACCCCTCTCTGCCTTTATGAAGTCGGCTTCCGCGCCAGTTCCGGCATGGTCTGCCACCCCTTGCCGGTCGGATCTTTCCACCGCCATCTGACGCTTGTCGGACGACGTCGCGAGTTCGGACGCCTTCCGCTTGATCTGATGCTCTATTTACGGGAGCGCCTGCACACGGGAATGATGAGGGATCTTGTTGCTCTCTTCCCTGAATTCAGCGATCAGATACGGATTCTATCCTGA
- a CDS encoding helix-turn-helix domain-containing protein, with amino-acid sequence MATPRRTSQRKTAVTQTDDLATGSSATPARELTLEESLGAQIREKRRKADLTGTELANAAGISLGMLSKIENGQISPSLATLQSVSHALNISLSQLFATAEEQRDCSFVRSGQGVTIERRGTKAGHQYNLLGHLLSGPVVVEPYLISLHEGAEPYVSFRHDGIEVIYILTGRLIYRHGDQTYEMGPGDTLMFDSQAPHGPEKFLTGSISYLSIITYSRHTD; translated from the coding sequence ATGGCAACGCCTCGCCGGACCTCTCAACGGAAGACAGCAGTCACCCAGACCGATGACCTTGCCACAGGGTCTTCCGCCACCCCGGCGCGCGAACTTACGCTTGAGGAATCACTGGGGGCGCAGATCAGGGAAAAACGGCGTAAGGCGGATCTGACAGGCACCGAACTGGCCAATGCGGCAGGCATTTCTCTCGGGATGCTCTCCAAGATCGAGAACGGCCAGATATCTCCATCCCTCGCCACGCTCCAGTCTGTTTCCCATGCCCTGAACATCTCGCTGAGCCAGTTGTTCGCCACGGCGGAGGAACAGCGCGACTGTTCTTTTGTGCGATCCGGCCAAGGCGTGACAATCGAACGACGCGGCACGAAGGCGGGTCATCAGTACAATCTGCTGGGACACCTGCTCAGCGGCCCGGTTGTGGTGGAGCCGTATCTTATCAGCCTGCATGAAGGCGCTGAGCCCTACGTCAGTTTTCGTCACGATGGAATCGAGGTGATCTACATACTGACCGGCCGCCTGATCTATCGACATGGCGACCAGACCTACGAAATGGGTCCGGGCGATACGCTGATGTTCGACAGTCAGGCTCCCCATGGTCCTGAGAAATTTCTCACCGGATCAATAAGCTATCTTTCAATTATTACTTATTCACGACATACCGACTGA
- a CDS encoding class II glutamine amidotransferase, which yields MCGIVGLFIKNPALQPELGRLTSLMLKTMTERGPDSAGFAVYGSSASGQRKMTVRGISADNIGDFEAGFLKAAGGSANVAKHQDHVVLTYASDLEPAIRAFVNGFGHGVHFASSGESIELYKGVGLPEEVAARFDLEKMQGTHAIGHTRMATESAVTIAGAHPFSTGPDQCLVHNGSLSNHNTLRRRLVNEGLTFETENDSEVAAGYLSWRLSQGDKLDQALESSLKELDGFYTFVVGTREGFAVLRDPVACKPAVMAETDDYVAFASEYRAFADLPGIENAKVFEPEPQRVYHWEHAA from the coding sequence ATGTGTGGCATCGTCGGTCTATTCATTAAAAATCCGGCTCTTCAGCCCGAACTGGGACGCCTGACGTCCCTCATGCTCAAGACCATGACAGAACGCGGACCGGACAGCGCCGGTTTTGCCGTCTATGGTTCGTCGGCCTCAGGTCAGCGCAAGATGACTGTCCGTGGCATTTCAGCGGACAATATCGGCGACTTCGAAGCCGGTTTTCTCAAAGCTGCTGGAGGCAGCGCCAATGTCGCCAAGCATCAGGATCACGTCGTCCTGACCTATGCTTCCGATCTGGAGCCCGCCATCCGCGCCTTCGTCAACGGATTTGGGCATGGCGTGCATTTTGCTTCAAGCGGTGAAAGCATCGAACTCTACAAAGGCGTCGGCCTTCCGGAAGAGGTGGCGGCCCGCTTCGATCTTGAAAAAATGCAGGGCACGCACGCCATCGGTCATACCCGCATGGCGACGGAATCCGCTGTCACCATCGCGGGAGCGCATCCCTTCTCCACCGGACCGGACCAGTGCCTTGTGCATAATGGCTCGCTCTCCAACCACAATACGCTTCGTCGTCGCCTCGTCAATGAAGGTCTGACCTTCGAGACGGAAAACGACTCTGAGGTTGCCGCAGGCTATCTCTCATGGCGTCTCTCGCAGGGCGACAAGCTCGATCAGGCTCTTGAATCCTCCCTGAAAGAGCTTGACGGTTTCTACACCTTCGTTGTTGGAACCCGTGAAGGTTTTGCGGTCCTGCGTGATCCTGTCGCCTGCAAGCCGGCCGTCATGGCCGAAACGGACGATTACGTGGCTTTTGCCTCGGAATATCGCGCCTTCGCTGATCTGCCCGGCATTGAGAACGCCAAGGTCTTCGAGCCTGAGCCCCAGCGCGTTTATCATTGGGAGCATGCAGCATGA
- a CDS encoding GltB/FmdC/FwdC-like GXGXG domain-containing protein, producing the protein MSGARNTQVFDLNTSTLRELNSTLQQEGAEGAWEIHNPAGRHSLAVGLTNPVSVTIDGHAGYYAAGMNQRANVVINGNAGQGVAENMMSGSVHVKGNASSSAGATAHGGLLVIDGDAGARCGISMKGADIIVRGSVGHMSAFMAQSGNLVVCGDAGEALGDSLYETRIFVRGTVKGLGADCEEKEMTPEDLQILTGLLSKGGITDIKADEFRHYGSARKLYHFRVDNASAY; encoded by the coding sequence ATGAGCGGTGCTCGCAATACCCAAGTCTTTGATCTCAATACATCGACCCTGCGCGAACTCAACAGCACCCTCCAACAGGAAGGTGCCGAAGGCGCATGGGAAATTCATAACCCCGCAGGCCGCCATTCATTGGCGGTCGGACTGACGAATCCCGTTTCCGTCACCATCGACGGCCATGCTGGTTACTACGCAGCTGGCATGAATCAGCGTGCGAACGTCGTGATCAATGGCAACGCCGGACAGGGTGTCGCCGAAAACATGATGAGCGGCAGCGTGCATGTCAAAGGCAACGCCAGCTCCAGCGCAGGCGCCACCGCACATGGTGGTCTTCTGGTGATCGACGGAGACGCCGGTGCGCGCTGTGGCATTTCCATGAAAGGCGCTGACATCATCGTGCGCGGTTCCGTGGGCCACATGAGCGCCTTCATGGCCCAGAGCGGAAATCTGGTCGTGTGCGGCGACGCTGGTGAAGCACTCGGCGACTCTCTGTATGAAACCCGGATCTTTGTCAGAGGAACAGTGAAAGGTCTTGGTGCAGACTGCGAGGAAAAGGAAATGACTCCCGAAGACCTCCAAATCCTCACCGGCCTGCTTTCAAAAGGTGGCATCACCGACATCAAGGCAGATGAATTCCGCCATTATGGTTCGGCTCGCAAACTGTACCATTTCCGCGTTGATAACGCATCCGCATACTGA
- a CDS encoding FMN-binding glutamate synthase family protein, whose amino-acid sequence MTENHHDVTKTFPRYSATFDEFTISQIQRAAATGIYDIRGGGTKRKLPHFDDLLFLGASMSRYPLEGYRERCGTDVVLGTRFAKKPIHLKTPVTIAGMSFGALSAQAKEALGRGASAVGTSTTTGDGGMTPEERGHSSTLVYQYLPSRYGMNPDDLRKADAIEIVVGQGAKPGGGGMLLGQKISARVAKMRDLPEGIDQRSACRHPDWTGPDDLEIKIEEIREITNWEKPIYVKVGASRPYYDISLAVKSGADVVVLDGMQGGTAATQEVFIEHVGLPILAAIRPAVQALQDLGMHRKVQLIVSGGIRTGADVAKALALGADAVAIGTAALIALGDQSPDLAAEYAKLGAKPGTYDDWQDGRDPAGITTQDPELAKRLDPILGGRRIANYLSVMTMEAQTIARACGKSHLHNLEPEDLVALNMEAAAMTQLPLAGTNWYPGKAGF is encoded by the coding sequence ATGACCGAAAATCATCATGACGTGACGAAGACTTTCCCAAGGTATTCGGCAACATTCGACGAATTCACCATCTCCCAGATTCAGCGTGCGGCCGCGACCGGCATCTATGACATTCGTGGTGGTGGCACCAAACGCAAGCTGCCTCATTTTGACGATCTGCTGTTTCTTGGCGCGTCCATGTCGCGTTATCCGCTGGAAGGCTATCGCGAGCGTTGTGGAACAGATGTTGTCCTTGGAACGCGTTTTGCAAAGAAACCGATCCACCTCAAGACACCTGTCACCATTGCCGGAATGTCTTTCGGTGCGCTTTCCGCTCAGGCCAAGGAAGCGCTGGGACGGGGCGCCAGTGCTGTCGGCACTTCCACCACGACCGGTGATGGCGGCATGACGCCGGAAGAACGTGGTCACTCCTCGACACTGGTCTACCAATATCTTCCATCCCGTTACGGCATGAACCCTGACGATCTCCGCAAGGCGGACGCGATTGAAATCGTCGTCGGACAGGGCGCGAAACCGGGCGGTGGCGGCATGCTGCTCGGTCAGAAAATCTCGGCGCGTGTTGCAAAGATGCGTGACCTTCCCGAAGGCATTGACCAGCGCTCGGCCTGCCGCCACCCCGACTGGACCGGCCCGGATGATCTTGAGATCAAGATCGAGGAAATCCGGGAAATCACCAACTGGGAAAAGCCGATTTACGTCAAGGTCGGTGCCAGCCGCCCCTATTACGACATTTCCCTTGCCGTGAAATCCGGTGCAGACGTCGTTGTGCTCGATGGCATGCAGGGCGGAACAGCCGCCACGCAGGAAGTCTTCATTGAGCATGTCGGGCTGCCTATTCTGGCCGCCATCCGTCCGGCCGTACAGGCTCTTCAGGATCTGGGGATGCACCGGAAAGTGCAGCTTATCGTCTCGGGCGGCATCCGCACCGGAGCCGACGTAGCCAAGGCGCTCGCACTGGGCGCCGACGCCGTGGCCATCGGCACGGCGGCGCTGATCGCACTGGGAGACCAAAGTCCTGATCTGGCTGCGGAATATGCAAAACTTGGGGCAAAACCTGGAACCTATGATGACTGGCAGGATGGTCGTGATCCGGCAGGAATCACGACACAGGATCCCGAATTGGCCAAACGCCTTGATCCGATCCTCGGCGGCCGTCGTATCGCGAACTATCTGTCCGTGATGACGATGGAGGCCCAGACCATCGCGCGTGCCTGCGGCAAAAGTCATCTGCATAATCTGGAACCGGAAGATCTCGTTGCCCTCAATATGGAAGCTGCCGCCATGACGCAGTTACCGCTCGCAGGAACCAACTGGTATCCCGGCAAAGCGGGTTTCTGA
- the glnT gene encoding type III glutamate--ammonia ligase, translated as MTNSQQNADNLAEIAREKNIRYFLISFIDLLGSQRAKLVPASAITSTQKNGAGFAGFAASFDMSPADPDLIAMADPSSLIQLPWKPEVAWLASDLMMHGESVIQAPRNTLKRLVARAAKHGIEVKTGVECEFFLITPDGEQVADEHDASNKPCYDASALMRRYDIIAELCDAMQQLGWEPYQNDHEDANGQFEMNWKYADALVTADRHVFFKFMARAIAEKHGLRATFMPKPFMHLTGNGCHAHISLWKDGKNICYDPQDPLEISESGYNFVGGLIHNADALCAILNPVVNSYKRINAPRTVSGSTWSPNTVTYSGDNRTHMIRVPGGGRFEMRLPDGAANPYLLQASLLAAGLDGIENRRDPGKSLDINMYTDGHKVKDAKRLPLNLLDAMRALDKSTALRAMLDDGLVDPYLKLKTAEWNAHCGHLSEWERISTLDC; from the coding sequence ATGACCAACAGTCAGCAGAACGCGGATAATCTTGCGGAAATTGCCCGTGAAAAGAATATCCGTTATTTTCTTATTTCGTTTATTGATCTGTTAGGATCACAACGAGCCAAACTCGTTCCGGCTTCAGCTATCACCAGCACACAGAAAAATGGCGCCGGTTTCGCAGGTTTTGCAGCCTCGTTTGATATGTCTCCGGCCGATCCGGATCTTATCGCGATGGCCGATCCCAGTTCCCTGATACAGTTGCCATGGAAACCGGAAGTGGCCTGGCTGGCCTCCGATCTGATGATGCACGGAGAATCCGTTATTCAGGCGCCTCGCAATACGCTCAAGCGTCTTGTCGCCCGTGCCGCAAAACATGGGATTGAAGTAAAAACAGGCGTCGAATGTGAATTCTTCCTGATTACCCCGGACGGGGAGCAGGTAGCGGACGAACACGACGCCTCAAACAAACCCTGTTATGACGCCTCCGCACTCATGCGTCGTTATGACATTATTGCAGAGCTGTGTGACGCCATGCAGCAGTTGGGCTGGGAGCCTTATCAGAACGATCATGAAGACGCCAACGGCCAGTTCGAGATGAACTGGAAGTATGCGGACGCTCTGGTTACTGCGGATCGACATGTCTTCTTCAAATTTATGGCGCGCGCTATCGCCGAAAAGCATGGATTGCGTGCAACCTTCATGCCGAAACCATTCATGCATCTAACCGGAAATGGCTGCCACGCTCATATTTCTCTGTGGAAAGATGGGAAAAATATCTGTTACGATCCGCAGGATCCCCTGGAAATTTCCGAGAGTGGATATAATTTCGTTGGCGGATTGATCCACAACGCCGACGCACTGTGTGCAATTCTCAATCCCGTTGTAAATTCCTACAAGCGTATCAATGCGCCGCGTACCGTTTCCGGAAGCACCTGGTCCCCCAACACCGTCACCTACTCGGGTGATAATCGCACTCACATGATCCGCGTGCCCGGTGGCGGACGTTTCGAAATGCGTCTTCCCGATGGCGCCGCCAATCCTTACCTACTTCAGGCGTCTCTCCTTGCCGCCGGACTGGATGGAATTGAAAACAGGCGTGATCCGGGAAAATCACTCGACATCAACATGTATACGGACGGTCACAAGGTCAAGGACGCCAAACGTCTGCCTTTGAACCTTCTTGACGCTATGAGGGCTCTCGACAAGTCAACAGCACTGCGCGCCATGCTGGATGATGGTCTTGTTGATCCTTATCTCAAGCTGAAAACCGCCGAATGGAATGCTCATTGTGGCCATCTGTCGGAATGGGAACGCATTTCAACTCTCGACTGCTGA
- a CDS encoding ammonium transporter yields the protein MPAAFAADTEPAFSAGDMAWILSSTIFVFFMLFPGICLFYGGMIRKKNVLSMCMQGITAGAIISLIWFICGYSLIFTAGTPFIGGFDKAFMQGVTLTSFLPGIPNLPEIVFAMFELTFIAITPVIVLGATVERFKFSTAMVFMALWAILIYCPVGHMAWGPDGFLASTGALDFAGGLVVHVTSGSSALIAAIMLGRRKSDGINSMAPSNMVLTVLGGCLLWGGWFGFNGGSALGANATAGMALLNSQIAASAALVAWVLAEWKLHGKPSLLGAISGAIAGLVIITPGCGFVTPTGAMIMGAIGGVVCLWAVNGLKHRFGYDDALDVWGIHGVGGGLGAILTGIFASSAIGGEGKDGLLYGNWKQVIVQSQDTLLVALYTMAVTGGLLFILDKTMGLRVEPDVELEGLDLAEHGETLHV from the coding sequence ATGCCAGCGGCGTTCGCGGCTGATACGGAACCGGCTTTCAGTGCTGGTGACATGGCCTGGATTCTCAGCTCGACAATTTTTGTTTTTTTCATGCTCTTCCCCGGTATCTGCCTTTTTTATGGCGGCATGATTCGCAAGAAAAACGTACTGAGCATGTGCATGCAGGGTATCACCGCTGGCGCAATCATCAGTCTGATCTGGTTTATCTGCGGCTACAGCCTGATCTTTACCGCAGGCACTCCCTTCATTGGTGGTTTTGACAAAGCGTTCATGCAGGGCGTGACTCTCACATCCTTCCTGCCCGGCATTCCAAATCTGCCGGAAATAGTGTTCGCCATGTTCGAGTTGACCTTCATCGCCATCACGCCTGTCATCGTACTTGGCGCTACGGTCGAACGCTTTAAATTCTCCACTGCCATGGTCTTCATGGCTCTCTGGGCCATCCTGATCTACTGTCCGGTCGGCCATATGGCGTGGGGACCTGATGGTTTCCTTGCTTCCACTGGCGCTCTGGATTTTGCGGGCGGTCTTGTCGTTCATGTCACAAGCGGCTCCTCTGCCCTGATCGCCGCCATCATGCTGGGACGTCGTAAATCCGACGGCATCAACAGCATGGCTCCAAGCAACATGGTTCTTACTGTGCTGGGTGGCTGTCTCCTCTGGGGTGGCTGGTTTGGCTTCAATGGCGGCTCCGCTCTGGGCGCCAACGCAACGGCCGGCATGGCGCTTCTCAACAGCCAGATCGCCGCCTCCGCCGCGCTCGTGGCGTGGGTTCTGGCCGAATGGAAACTGCACGGCAAACCGAGCCTTCTCGGAGCTATTTCGGGAGCCATTGCAGGGCTCGTGATCATCACGCCCGGCTGTGGCTTTGTCACACCCACGGGCGCCATGATCATGGGCGCAATCGGTGGCGTGGTCTGTCTGTGGGCCGTGAACGGACTGAAGCATCGCTTCGGATATGACGACGCACTGGATGTCTGGGGCATTCATGGTGTCGGAGGTGGTCTTGGCGCCATCCTGACCGGAATCTTCGCTTCCTCGGCCATTGGCGGAGAAGGCAAAGACGGCCTGCTTTACGGTAACTGGAAACAGGTCATCGTCCAGAGTCAGGACACCCTGCTTGTGGCTCTGTACACAATGGCGGTAACAGGCGGTCTGCTCTTCATTCTCGACAAGACCATGGGGCTACGTGTTGAACCCGATGTCGAACTTGAAGGGCTTGACCTCGCAGAACACGGGGAAACCCTGCACGTCTGA
- a CDS encoding NAD(P)/FAD-dependent oxidoreductase has protein sequence MQKNVTTLADLAQGHVSDLVVEPYWWRLMSTETAGPEQLPEKTDVAIVGSGFTGLSAALTLVREGRSVTVLEAGRLGFGASTRNGGQVGSGNQKFRVATLIEMMGVQKAEAMLREGVAMLDHMDALVHELKIECFFVRCGRFRGAVKPAHYEAMARDMEDLRRHAQVESFMVPRSEQHREIDTDYFFGGAVLPQDASLHPGLYHAGLSDATVKAGAQLIGETPVSAVQPEADGFSVHTDRGTVWARDVIIATNGYRQDFNVFCRKRIVPVTSSLIATAPMHRERLEALFPSGRVYGNSARVFSYFRKAPDEPRIIWGGRVGRNAGEMEPGAYAHLASDMLKVFPQIADVGVTHAWSGRIGYTFDEFPHLGRTPDGIHYAMGYCGTGVSRSTWFGRKIALQLMGKSKGFSEFTGLRFPSHSFQAFAPMAVPFFEQWYRVKDALEK, from the coding sequence GTGCAAAAAAACGTGACCACGCTGGCGGACCTGGCACAGGGGCATGTTAGCGACCTTGTCGTGGAGCCTTACTGGTGGCGATTGATGTCAACGGAGACTGCGGGGCCGGAACAGCTTCCTGAAAAAACCGACGTGGCCATTGTCGGGTCAGGTTTCACGGGACTGTCGGCGGCATTGACGCTTGTGCGCGAAGGTCGCTCCGTGACTGTTCTCGAGGCAGGGCGTCTGGGCTTTGGTGCTTCCACACGCAATGGCGGTCAGGTCGGATCAGGTAACCAGAAATTCAGGGTGGCGACGCTCATTGAAATGATGGGCGTTCAAAAAGCGGAGGCCATGCTGCGTGAGGGCGTCGCGATGCTTGATCATATGGATGCGCTTGTTCACGAACTGAAGATTGAGTGTTTTTTTGTACGCTGCGGGCGGTTTCGTGGCGCTGTCAAGCCTGCGCATTATGAAGCCATGGCCCGGGATATGGAAGATTTGCGACGGCATGCGCAGGTCGAGTCCTTTATGGTTCCCAGATCTGAACAGCACAGGGAAATCGATACCGATTATTTCTTTGGTGGCGCGGTGCTGCCGCAGGATGCTTCATTGCATCCCGGTCTCTATCACGCAGGATTATCGGATGCGACTGTAAAAGCAGGTGCGCAGCTCATCGGTGAAACACCAGTAAGTGCCGTGCAACCCGAAGCGGACGGGTTCAGCGTTCATACGGATCGGGGAACAGTGTGGGCACGCGATGTCATTATTGCGACCAACGGATATCGTCAGGATTTCAATGTGTTCTGTCGCAAGCGGATCGTGCCTGTGACATCCTCCCTGATTGCCACAGCGCCCATGCACAGAGAGCGGCTGGAGGCACTCTTTCCGTCGGGACGTGTCTACGGTAATTCCGCCCGTGTTTTTTCTTATTTCCGGAAGGCGCCCGATGAGCCGCGCATCATCTGGGGCGGACGTGTGGGAAGAAACGCGGGGGAAATGGAGCCCGGGGCCTATGCGCATCTTGCGAGTGATATGCTCAAGGTGTTTCCACAGATTGCGGATGTAGGTGTCACGCACGCCTGGTCGGGGCGCATCGGTTATACATTTGATGAATTTCCGCATCTTGGTCGTACGCCAGATGGTATTCATTATGCGATGGGGTATTGCGGAACAGGGGTGTCTCGCTCCACGTGGTTCGGGCGAAAGATCGCTCTGCAACTCATGGGAAAGTCTAAAGGATTTTCAGAATTTACCGGATTGCGGTTTCCATCACATTCCTTTCAGGCATTTGCACCGATGGCTGTTCCGTTTTTCGAACAGTGGTATCGGGTGAAGGACGCATTAGAAAAATAA
- a CDS encoding integrase arm-type DNA-binding domain-containing protein — MAGRKKLLAFAFGAYPEVTLAAAREARDQDRAEIRAGRDPSLTRRQRQVEAKRVDKQLRHVGEKWLEAQSARWTTRTQPVEDVSTSLERLA; from the coding sequence TTGGCGGGAAGAAAAAAACTGCTCGCCTTTGCCTTTGGTGCCTATCCAGAAGTGACCCTGGCTGCCGCACGTGAGGCGCGTGATCAGGACCGTGCCGAAATTCGGGCTGGGCGTGATCCATCGTTGACGCGTCGCCAGCGTCAGGTCGAAGCAAAACGTGTCGATAAACAACTTCGCCATGTCGGTGAAAAATGGCTGGAGGCGCAATCCGCACGTTGGACAACGCGAACGCAGCCCGTGGAAGATGTAAGCACAAGTCTGGAGCGTCTTGCCTGA
- a CDS encoding phosphoribosylanthranilate isomerase, which yields MSVGVKICGLTEERGLDACLEYGADWIGLNFFAKSPRYVTPVRAAELARRTSGTGSVCVGLFVEPTDAEVTEVLDAVPLDVLQLYTSPERALLLAQTFGKEVWLSCPVSSRADLPVQCGVQRLVIESRAPKDASRPGGNGLTLPWDVTAGWTAPAPWILAGGLTPGNVGQAVRMSDAPAVDVASGVESAPGIKDPTAVKLFIERARSARIA from the coding sequence ATGAGTGTTGGCGTCAAGATCTGTGGGCTGACGGAAGAGCGCGGGCTGGATGCCTGTCTGGAATACGGGGCGGACTGGATCGGCCTGAACTTCTTCGCGAAGTCACCCCGTTACGTCACGCCGGTGCGGGCCGCTGAGCTTGCACGGCGGACCAGTGGCACAGGTTCAGTCTGTGTCGGGCTGTTTGTCGAACCCACGGACGCCGAGGTTACGGAGGTGCTCGATGCCGTGCCGCTCGACGTGCTCCAGCTTTATACCTCGCCAGAGAGGGCGCTCTTGCTTGCCCAGACGTTCGGCAAGGAGGTCTGGCTGTCCTGTCCTGTGTCCAGTCGTGCGGATCTGCCGGTCCAGTGTGGCGTCCAGCGTCTGGTCATCGAATCCCGCGCGCCCAAGGACGCCAGCCGTCCAGGAGGGAATGGTCTGACCTTGCCGTGGGACGTGACGGCAGGATGGACCGCACCAGCACCGTGGATTCTTGCGGGTGGACTGACGCCAGGGAATGTCGGGCAGGCTGTTCGCATGAGTGACGCACCCGCAGTGGATGTGGCGTCCGGTGTGGAAAGCGCGCCGGGAATCAAGGATCCGACAGCCGTGAAGCTGTTCATTGAGCGGGCTCGGTCAGCCCGGATCGCCTGA
- the pyrF gene encoding orotidine-5'-phosphate decarboxylase → MAQRRTRLIAALDTRDPAQAETWAAAVSPHADAIKLGLEFAYAAGFDAVERVAAGRDLFLDLKLHDIPNTVGAAIGSLSRIRPAMLTIHAGGGSVMVAAARKACDDSFPKDQKPILLAVTVLTSLDDHGLAEMGIKDGAKAQVLRLAELALRNGADGLVCSAHELAALRAEFGDKPVLVTPGIRPHGTAAGDQKRVMSPTEARTAGADWIVVGRPITGAVDPATAAAAIAAELSA, encoded by the coding sequence ATGGCACAGCGTCGCACACGGCTTATCGCCGCTCTTGATACGCGTGATCCTGCACAGGCCGAGACATGGGCTGCTGCCGTCTCTCCTCATGCGGACGCCATCAAGCTGGGTCTGGAATTTGCCTACGCCGCCGGTTTCGATGCTGTCGAACGAGTCGCAGCGGGGCGTGATCTGTTTCTTGATCTGAAACTGCACGACATCCCGAACACGGTGGGAGCTGCTATCGGCAGCCTGAGTCGCATCCGACCAGCCATGCTGACCATCCACGCAGGTGGTGGCAGCGTGATGGTCGCAGCCGCCCGCAAGGCCTGCGATGACAGCTTCCCCAAAGACCAGAAGCCGATCCTGCTGGCGGTCACGGTTCTGACCAGCCTCGACGATCACGGTCTTGCCGAGATGGGCATAAAGGATGGCGCAAAGGCGCAGGTTCTCCGTCTGGCCGAACTGGCGCTTCGCAATGGCGCGGACGGGCTGGTCTGTTCCGCGCATGAACTGGCGGCGTTACGGGCAGAATTCGGCGATAAACCGGTGCTGGTGACACCTGGCATTCGGCCGCATGGCACAGCAGCAGGCGACCAGAAGCGCGTGATGTCGCCGACTGAGGCGCGGACGGCTGGGGCTGACTGGATTGTTGTCGGGCGTCCGATCACCGGGGCCGTAGACCCGGCCACAGCTGCGGCCGCCATTGCGGCAGAACTCTCGGCATAA
- a CDS encoding lipopolysaccharide assembly protein LapA domain-containing protein, whose protein sequence is MIRLILLVPFLLALILFAASNQEPSQMWFLTYSWSSSVGVLAVLTAFVGLLLGAFGVWVSELGQRRRARKAEARNKELEATVASQTAELERLQTQARLAATANAVPPTTTTITPLTPPSPSAV, encoded by the coding sequence ATGATTCGTCTTATCCTTCTTGTCCCCTTTCTTCTGGCTCTGATCCTGTTTGCCGCGAGCAATCAGGAGCCCTCACAGATGTGGTTCCTGACCTACAGCTGGTCCTCCTCCGTGGGTGTGCTGGCCGTTCTGACTGCTTTTGTCGGCCTTCTGCTCGGCGCGTTTGGCGTATGGGTCAGTGAACTGGGGCAGCGCCGTCGGGCCAGAAAGGCCGAGGCTCGCAACAAGGAGCTGGAAGCCACCGTCGCCAGCCAGACGGCGGAGCTTGAGCGTTTGCAGACGCAGGCGCGTCTCGCAGCGACTGCCAACGCAGTCCCGCCGACCACGACGACGATCACACCGCTTACACCTCCATCCCCTTCGGCGGTCTGA